One region of Candidatus Limnocylindrales bacterium genomic DNA includes:
- a CDS encoding tetratricopeptide repeat protein, whose amino-acid sequence MPGRSALVVAFVAGLAFAVSLAAPAHASERGKAERLYTKGLAELHAGRTDTAIALFQQAVADDPNDIRALYYRGLGYGHAGRYDEAVVDLRRVVAAADPGIERDHLELGYALYRAGKLDEAVAELQIAAKKPGKSAAEAELELGIVESRRGHYEAARTALTSAATRNPEKAVAARYYQGLAALRAGNTDQATEDFTWVRDNGGDSEFARQASNFLANLAGGPTGKRYLLHAGLAFEYDSNVALAPDDNKVAKNVYDISDESDGRAVITAGGRYAVISRPNFQLALGYDFLQSLHFDLERFDVQSHKLGGEGQWVHGPLSIGAAAGYEHAMLDEHNLLDGGTVLPWVRYAEGTFGKTEAYYRMRARDFNEEPYDPIRDSINHAAGLRQYFALGALDRNVIVGYRFDTDVADKNSGKEFNYDGNQVEAGIDWAFNNWLVAGALYAYKFENYTASAADGREDNEHTVVTRVEARVFPRTYLIGSYVFRRNDSNQTSFDYTRHITSLGVEVRY is encoded by the coding sequence ATGCCGGGCCGGAGCGCGCTGGTCGTGGCTTTCGTTGCAGGCCTTGCGTTTGCCGTCTCGCTTGCCGCGCCGGCGCATGCGTCCGAGCGCGGCAAGGCCGAGCGGCTCTACACCAAAGGCCTGGCCGAGCTTCACGCCGGACGTACCGACACCGCCATTGCGCTGTTCCAGCAGGCGGTCGCCGACGATCCGAACGACATCCGTGCGCTCTACTATCGCGGCCTCGGCTACGGCCACGCCGGCCGCTATGACGAAGCGGTCGTCGATCTCCGGCGCGTGGTTGCCGCCGCCGATCCCGGAATCGAGCGCGATCATCTCGAGCTTGGCTACGCGCTCTATCGCGCCGGAAAGCTCGATGAAGCCGTGGCCGAGCTCCAGATCGCGGCGAAGAAACCCGGCAAGAGCGCGGCCGAAGCCGAGCTCGAGCTCGGAATCGTCGAGAGCCGGCGCGGCCATTACGAAGCAGCTCGCACGGCGCTTACGAGCGCCGCCACGAGGAATCCGGAGAAAGCCGTTGCGGCGCGCTACTACCAGGGCCTTGCGGCACTGCGCGCCGGCAACACCGACCAGGCGACCGAAGATTTCACATGGGTGCGCGACAACGGCGGCGATAGCGAGTTCGCGCGCCAGGCGTCCAACTTCCTGGCCAACCTGGCCGGCGGGCCGACGGGCAAGCGTTATCTGCTGCACGCGGGCCTCGCGTTCGAGTACGACAGCAACGTCGCGCTCGCGCCCGACGACAACAAGGTCGCCAAGAACGTCTACGACATCAGCGACGAGTCCGACGGCCGCGCGGTGATCACCGCCGGCGGCCGCTACGCCGTCATCTCGAGGCCGAACTTCCAGCTCGCGCTCGGGTACGACTTCCTGCAGAGCCTTCACTTCGATCTCGAGCGCTTCGACGTCCAGTCGCACAAGCTTGGCGGCGAAGGCCAGTGGGTACACGGTCCGCTGTCGATCGGGGCCGCGGCCGGCTATGAGCACGCGATGCTCGACGAGCACAACCTGCTCGACGGCGGCACGGTGCTGCCGTGGGTCCGCTACGCGGAAGGCACGTTCGGCAAGACGGAAGCGTACTACCGGATGCGTGCGCGCGACTTCAACGAGGAGCCGTACGACCCGATCCGCGATTCGATCAACCATGCGGCAGGGCTCCGTCAGTACTTCGCGCTCGGCGCCCTCGATCGCAACGTGATCGTCGGCTACCGCTTCGATACCGATGTGGCCGACAAGAACAGCGGCAAAGAGTTCAACTACGACGGCAACCAGGTCGAAGCCGGAATCGACTGGGCATTCAATAACTGGCTGGTCGCGGGCGCGCTCTACGCGTACAAGTTCGAGAACTACACGGCGTCGGCGGCCGACGGTCGCGAAGACAACGAGCACACGGTCGTCACGCGCGTCGAGGCGAGGGTCTTCCCGCGCACGTATCTGATCGGGTCGTACGTATTCCGCCGCAACGACTCGAACCAGACGTCCTTCGATTACACCCGTCACATCACGTCACTCGGAGTCGAGGTGAGGTACTGA
- a CDS encoding FecR family protein produces MLTTVTAFLFLLAATAADAETGDAGSVVSLEGTVDIGRAGTFSPAEVGSAIRQGDTIRTGTPGRARLLFVDDSVINIGDGSTLVIDETVFNAGTGAASTLMHLLGGKVRALVSDYYSGGQGSYQIETKTAVSGVRGTEFIMAYDSRTQLSEVLGLGGTVAVNSTLDRKGHGVLIHSMEITEVAKGRFPTPPRRINEDDERYRQLSAGLDMPGSGVPETLLLGEPALGNQELPPPDTSEGQGAIAQTGGTTGLEPIADLPPEEPAKTGGDLLNQPQPVLDAATEIDVHF; encoded by the coding sequence ATGCTGACAACCGTTACGGCCTTTCTTTTCCTTCTTGCGGCAACCGCGGCCGACGCCGAGACCGGCGATGCCGGCAGCGTGGTGAGCCTCGAAGGCACCGTCGACATCGGACGCGCCGGCACGTTCTCGCCCGCCGAAGTGGGCAGCGCGATTCGCCAGGGCGACACGATCCGCACCGGCACGCCGGGGCGCGCACGGCTGCTGTTCGTCGACGATTCGGTCATCAACATCGGCGACGGCTCGACGCTCGTCATCGACGAGACCGTCTTCAACGCAGGCACCGGCGCCGCGAGCACGCTGATGCATCTTCTCGGCGGCAAGGTGCGTGCGCTCGTCAGCGACTACTACTCGGGCGGCCAGGGCAGCTACCAGATCGAAACCAAGACCGCCGTCTCCGGCGTTCGCGGCACCGAGTTCATCATGGCGTACGACTCGCGCACGCAGCTGAGCGAAGTGCTCGGCCTCGGCGGAACCGTCGCGGTCAACAGCACGCTCGACCGCAAGGGCCACGGCGTGCTCATCCACAGCATGGAGATCACCGAGGTCGCGAAGGGACGATTCCCGACGCCGCCGCGACGCATCAACGAAGACGACGAACGCTACCGGCAGCTCTCCGCGGGGCTCGACATGCCGGGCAGCGGCGTGCCGGAGACCCTCCTGCTCGGCGAGCCCGCGCTCGGCAACCAGGAGCTTCCGCCGCCCGATACCAGCGAAGGCCAGGGTGCGATTGCCCAGACCGGCGGAACGACCGGGCTCGAGCCGATTGCCGACCTTCCGCCGGAAGAGCCGGCAAAGACCGGCGGAGACCTTCTCAATCAGCCGCAGCCGGTGCTCGACGCGGCAACCGAGATCGACGTCCACTTCTGA